One window of Manihot esculenta cultivar AM560-2 chromosome 17, M.esculenta_v8, whole genome shotgun sequence genomic DNA carries:
- the LOC110605446 gene encoding uncharacterized protein LOC110605446 has protein sequence MNQIKNLLYYSNCFSVDSIGIGGGLSLMWNNDVQLQVSYFSSNFIDCTIGTGSTQWHFTGFYGCPEPTRRRTSWNLLCELSSHNDLPWLCCGDYNDIAAPEEKSGGPLRASHLISGFRGALLDSGLSDIQHNGSFLSYTYREGTPFCSKERLDRACSYTAWSGIFPDALSSILVAPVSDHNPLLVETIAPTCHIGSRRFRFDNSWLEDPELGEVMQWGRNRNKLNRAQKDMIRKRLEEDLDSVDTREVRRLKEQWNQILAEEEIRIRQQPKLFWFRNGDKNTKYFHNNIKELFSGAVADFGEVISLVQPKVDSHDNAMLTATFVDEEFRHALFQMNPDKAPGLDGLNPSFFQRHWKILGPDICKACRERLARGALPANISNTLLVLIPKCDNPMLVKDFRPIALCNVVYKTLSKALANHFKRVLDKIISPNQPAFVPSRLITDNFIVAFETIHDLKQQTRGSDGFCALKIDIAKAYDKVDWAYLSAMLSALGFSTTWIGWMRMCFSDIIYKIVLNGSEIGPVIPTRGLRQGDPISPYLFLIVTEGLSLLIQNRESLGLIQGCPAKQGCPRISYLFFADDSLLFFKGTVMEASQVKSLLAVYEKVSGQSINFDKSAIMFSPCIRDDICIAVSTVLSVHQSLGTSTYLGLPSLVGRSKKQIFSFLKDQIWKRINSWNNRFLSRVGREVLINAVLQAIPAYCMNVFLLPLATCNQLQVMLNKFWWSSGMDDQRGINWLAWDRMCVQKGDGGMGFRDLRCFNAALLGKQGWRILSDTNSLLYNVLRAKYFPSGDFMSALLGSNYSYVWKSVHSSQQLLVRGTRWRVGDGRSIFVKNNPWLPSDSNFVLNDAMFIDDAMHVSDLFVPGELRWDLEKVLNIFSMDDVRSILAIPLPLNPRPDKLIWHFEKRGFYTVKTAYYCVLSMLGRHLRVGTSDLWKKVWALDVPPKVRDFIWRLFRGILPTRDNLARRGVDVPLGCLFCDVNESIDHLFFSCPMVREVWRLVGVVLSNSWLSFQDLFLHIHVSFGRERASRLAVHAWKVWHARNELVWNNKVLTPQAIHSAANTFYTDYLHCGLDKQRAPGPSLLSIDAGSVSSASDWLTYVDFATFSTSDLFGFGAVFEDAEGVFSIAIFGYTEGRGSPAITEGRGSPAIAEALALLQCLLYARVAFLQAGSIFIDSQVLFFAFRSNSEDFSEFGVIVSDCKDIMLLCLNISLCWIRRSANKAVHLLAR, from the exons ATGAATCAAATAAAGAACCTTTTGTATTATTCGAATTGTTTTTCTGTTGATAGTATTGGTATTGGTGGGGGTTTATCTTTGATGTGGAATAATGATGTTCAGTTACAAGTTTCttacttttcttcaaattttattgactgCACTATTGGTACTGGATCTACTCAATGGCATTTTACAGGGTTCTATGGTTGTCCTGAACCAACTCGCCGCCGTACTTCTTGGAACCTGTTGTGTGAGCTATCTTCACATAATGATTTACCTTGGTTATGTTGTGGGGATTACAATGATATTGCAGCGCCTGAAGAGAAGAGTGGGGGTCCTCTTCGAGCTTCTCATCTTATTTCTGGTTTTCGGGGGGCGTTGTTAGATTCTGGTTTGTCTGATATACAACATAATGGCTCGTTTCTTTCTTATACTTATAGAGAGGGGACTCCATTTTGTTCTAAAGAAAGGTTGGATCGTGCATGTTCTTATACAGCTTGGAGTGGTATTTTTCCAGATGCTTTATCTTCAATTTTGGTTGCTCCTGTGTCTGATCACAACCCTTTGTTGGTTGAAACTATTGCTCCTACTTGTCATATAGGGAGTAGGCGTTTCCGTTTTGATAATTCATGGCTCGAGGATCCTGAGCTAGGTGAGGTTATGCAGTGGGGTCGGAACAGAAATAAATTGAATCGGGCTCAGAAAGATATGATTAGAAAACGGCTTGAAGAAGATCTTGATTCGGTTGATACAAGGGAGGTGCGTCGGCTTAAGGAGCAGTGGAATCAAATTCTAGCGGAAGAGGAGATTAGAATTCGCCAACAACCAAAGCTTTTTTGGTTTCGCAATGGAGACAAAAACACTAAATATTTTCACAATAATATTAAG GAATTATTCTCTGGTGCAGTTGCCGATTTTGGTGAGGTGATTAGCTTGGTTCAGCCGAAAGTTGATTCTCATGATAATGCTATGTTAACTGCAACTTTTGTTGATGAAGAATTCAGGCACGCTCTTTTCCAAATGAATCCAGATAAAGCGCCGGGATTAGACGGCCTTAACCCATCATTTTTTCAGAGGCATTGGAAGATTCTTGGTCCGGATATTTGTAAAGCTTGTCGCGAAAGGTTGGCTAGAGGTGCACTTCCAGCTAATATTTCAAATACTTTGCTTGTGTTGATCCCTAAATGTGATAATCCAATGTTGGTGAAGGATTTTAGGCCTATCGCTCTGTGCAATGTGGTGTATAAAACTTTATCTAAAGCTTTGGCTAACCATTTTAAGAGAGTATTAGATAAGATCATTTCCCCTAATCAGCCGGCATTTGTCCCCAGTCGTCTGATAACTGATAATTTTATTGTTGCTTTTGAAACTATACATGATTTAAAGCAACAAACTAGGGGATCTGATGGTTTTTGCGCTTTGAAAATTGATATTGCTAAGGCATATGATAAAGTTGATTGGGCCTATTTAAGTGCAATGTTGTCTGCTTTGGGGTTCTCTACTACCTGGATTGGTTGGATGCGCATGTGTTTTTCAGatattatttacaaaattgTTCTTAATGGTTCTGAGATTGGGCCAGTTATTCCAACGAGGGGGTTGCGTCAAGGTGACCCGATTTCACCTTATCTTTTTTTGATTGTTACTGAGGGCTTGTCTTTGCTTATTCAGAACAGAGAGAGTCTGGGGCTTATTCAGGGTTGTCCAGCAAAACAGGGTTGTCCCAGAATTTCTTACTTGTTTTTTGCTGATGATTCTCTGCTCTTTTTTAAGGGCACAGTCATGGAGGCCTCACAGGTGAAATCTCTTTTAGCAGTATATGAAAAGGTGTCTGGGCAGTCTATTAATTTTGACAAGTCTGCTATCATGTTCAGTCCTTGCATTCGTGATGATATTTGCATTGCAGTTTCTACGGTTCTCAGTGTTCATCAATCTCTGGGTACTAGTACTTATTTGGGACTGCCTTCGTTGGTTGGAAGGAGTAAAAAGCAAATCTTCAGTTTTCTGAAAGATCAGATATGGAAACGTATTAATAGCTGGAATAACAGATTTCTCTCACGGGTAGGACGTGAGGTCCTTATTAATGCAGTTCTTCAGGCTATCCCTGCATACTGTATGAATGTGTTTTTACTCCCATTGGCTACGTGTAATCAATTGCAGGTGATGTTGAACAAATTCTGGTGGAGTAGTGGTATGGATGATCAGAGAGGTATTAATTGGCTGGCGTGGGACCGTATGTGTGTTCAGAAAGGGGATGGTGGCATGGGTTTCCGTGATCTGCGGTGCTTCAATGCTGCGTTGTTGGGTAAGCAGGGGTGGAGGATTTTATCCGACACAAACTCTCTTCTATATAATGTGCTCAGAGCAAAATATTTCCCATCGGGAGATTTTATGTCAGCTTTGTTAGGTTCTAACTATAGCTATGTTTGGAAGAGTGTTCACTCATCTCAACAACTGTTGGTGCGGGGTACTCGTTGGAGAGTGGGAGATGGTAGAAGCATTTTTGTTAAGAATAATCCTTGGTTGCCAAGTGATTCAAATTTTGTGCTGAATGATGCTATGTTCATTGATGATGCTATGCATGTTAGTGATCTGTTTGTGCCTGGAGAGTTGCGGTGGGATTTGGAGAAGGTGTTGAATATTTTTTCCATGGATGATGTGCGATCTATTCTAGCTATTCCTTTGCCACTTAATCCTAGACCGGATAAGCTTATTTGGCATTTCGAGAAGAGGGGCTTTTATACGGTCAAAACAGCATATTATTGTGTGCTTTCTATGCTTGGTCGGCATCTAAGGGTGGGTACATCGGACTTGTGGAAGAAGGTGTGGGCTCTTGATGTCCCTCCAAAGGTTCGGGACTTTATATGGAGATTGTTTCGTGGTATTTTGCCTACTCGAGACAATTTGGCTAGGAGAGGTGTCGACGTTCCATTGGGGTGCTTGTTTTGTGATGTGAATGAGTCTATTGAccaccttttcttttcttgtccCATGGTAAGAGAGGTCTGGAGACTAGTGGGTGTTGTCTTATCCAATTCTTGGTTGTCATTTCAAGACTTATTCCTTCATATCCATGTGAGTTTTGGTAGGGAACGCGCTTCAAGATTGGCAGTTCATGCATGGAAAGTTTGGCATGCAAGGAATGAGTTAGTGTGGAATAATAAGGTGTTGACACCTCAGGCTATCCATAGTGCTGCCAATACTTTTTATACAGATTATCTTCATTGTGGTCTTGATAAGCAACGTGCACCAGGTCCGAGTCTTCTCTCTATTGATGCAGGTTCGGTTTCTAGTGCATCGGATTGGCTAACTTATGTGGATTTTGCCACTTTCTCAACTTCGGATTTATTTGGATTTGGTGCTGTGTTCGAAGATGCTGAAGGAGTTTTTTCAATTGCAATTTTTGGTTATACTGAGGGTCGTGGTTCTCCTGCTATTACTGAGGGTCGTGGTTCTCCTGCTATTGCTGAGGCATTGGCCTTGCTTCAATGTTTACTGTATGCTCGTGTTGCTTTCCTACAGGCTGGAAGTATTTTCATTGATAGTCAGGTTTTATTCTTCGCCTTTCGCTCAAATTCGGAGGATTTTTCTGAATTTGGCGTCATTGTTTCGGATTGTAAAGATATTATGCTTCTTTGTCTAAATATTTCGTTATGCTGGATTAGACGTAGTGCGAATAAGGCTGTTCATCTGTTAGCAAGATAG